In a single window of the Alphaproteobacteria bacterium LSUCC0684 genome:
- the dxs gene encoding 1-deoxy-D-xylulose-5-phosphate synthase has translation MKTPLLDKVVVPEQLRQLPEKSLKALAQELRGETIDAVSRTGGHLGAGLGVVELTVALHYVFNTPADKVIWDVGHQAYPHKILTGRRDRIRSLRQPGGLSGFTKRDESEYDPFGAAHSSTSISAGLGMAVARDLKGKDFNVISVIGDGAMSAGMAYEAMNNAGAMNSKMIVVLNDNDMSIAPAVGALSSYLSQLISSRPFHSIRELAKQVASRFPAEIERTAKRAEEMARGLVGSSTIFSQLGFFYIGPVDGHDLDQLVPILKNLRDGPNRGPVLLHVVTEKGKGHPFGRESGEKYHAVPKFDVITGTQKKPVSNAVSYTAAFANQLIREAEKDPDIVAVTAAMPSGTGIDKFAERFPGRSFDVGIAEQHAVTFAAGLATEGMKPFTAIYSTFLQRGYDQVVHDVALQRLPVRFAIDRAGLVGADGATHAGAYDIAYMSCLPGMVVMAPSDEAELSRAVATAAVIDDSPSAFRYPRGEGIGCPIPDVAEIFEIGKGRVVREGERLAVLSLGTRLMAALEAAETLADAGVNITVADARFAKPIDTDLITRLLRDHDSLILIEEGSAGGFAAHVMQFMANEGLLDRGKSVRVLTMPDKLIDHNSQDGQLKEAGLDAGGILAAASSLLGLDETKLAALSRR, from the coding sequence TCTTCAACACGCCTGCCGACAAGGTGATCTGGGATGTCGGCCATCAGGCCTATCCCCATAAGATCCTGACGGGCCGTCGCGACCGGATCCGGAGCTTGCGTCAGCCTGGCGGCCTTTCGGGTTTCACCAAGCGCGACGAGTCGGAATATGACCCGTTTGGTGCGGCGCATTCCTCGACGTCGATTTCCGCTGGCCTCGGCATGGCCGTGGCGCGGGATCTGAAAGGCAAGGATTTCAATGTCATCTCGGTGATCGGCGATGGCGCCATGAGCGCCGGCATGGCCTATGAAGCCATGAACAACGCCGGGGCGATGAATTCCAAGATGATCGTGGTCCTCAATGACAACGACATGTCGATTGCGCCGGCGGTGGGGGCGTTGTCGTCGTATCTCAGCCAGTTGATCTCCTCACGTCCGTTCCATTCCATCCGCGAGCTGGCCAAGCAGGTTGCAAGCCGCTTTCCGGCTGAGATCGAGCGCACCGCCAAACGTGCTGAAGAAATGGCCCGGGGGCTTGTCGGCAGCAGCACGATTTTCTCCCAGCTTGGCTTTTTCTATATCGGGCCGGTTGATGGACATGATCTCGACCAGCTGGTGCCGATCCTGAAAAATCTCCGTGACGGGCCGAACCGTGGGCCTGTTCTGCTCCATGTCGTCACCGAAAAGGGCAAAGGGCATCCCTTCGGCCGCGAAAGCGGGGAGAAATATCACGCCGTGCCGAAATTCGACGTCATCACCGGCACCCAGAAGAAACCGGTGTCAAATGCGGTCAGCTATACCGCGGCGTTCGCCAATCAGCTGATTCGTGAAGCGGAAAAAGACCCGGATATCGTCGCGGTGACGGCCGCCATGCCTTCCGGTACCGGCATCGATAAATTTGCCGAACGGTTTCCCGGCCGGAGTTTCGATGTCGGCATTGCCGAGCAGCACGCCGTGACCTTTGCCGCCGGTCTTGCCACCGAAGGCATGAAACCCTTTACCGCGATCTATTCGACCTTTCTGCAACGCGGCTATGATCAGGTTGTGCATGATGTGGCCCTGCAGCGCCTGCCTGTGCGGTTTGCGATTGATCGCGCCGGTCTTGTCGGTGCCGATGGCGCCACCCATGCCGGGGCCTATGATATCGCCTATATGTCCTGCCTGCCTGGCATGGTGGTGATGGCACCTTCGGATGAAGCGGAGTTGAGCCGTGCCGTGGCTACCGCTGCGGTGATTGACGATTCGCCTTCGGCCTTCCGCTACCCCCGCGGTGAAGGCATTGGCTGCCCGATCCCGGACGTGGCTGAAATTTTTGAAATCGGCAAAGGAAGGGTGGTGCGTGAAGGCGAAAGGCTCGCCGTCCTGTCGCTCGGCACCCGGTTGATGGCAGCGCTTGAGGCGGCCGAAACTCTGGCCGATGCCGGGGTGAATATCACCGTGGCCGATGCCCGTTTTGCCAAACCGATTGACACCGATCTGATCACAAGGCTGCTGCGCGATCACGACAGCCTCATCCTCATCGAAGAGGGGAGCGCGGGTGGTTTCGCCGCCCATGTGATGCAGTTTATGGCCAATGAAGGGCTGCTTGACCGCGGCAAATCTGTCCGCGTGCTGACGATGCCGGACAAGCTCATCGATCACAACAGCCAGGACGGCCAGCTCAAAGAGGCGGGGCTCGATGCAGGCGGAATTCTGGCGGCGGCATCATCCCTGCTCGGGCTTGACGAGACAAAGCTGGCGGCCCTGTCCCGGCGCTGA
- a CDS encoding TlyA family RNA methyltransferase, which translates to MKPNRKERLDVLLVERGLAPSREKAQAMILAGLVLSDDRRLDKPGTRIDHNAPLRLKGKDHPYVSRGGLKLAAAFEHFDDFTANGAIAIDVGASTGGFTDVLLREGAELVYAVDVGHGQLDWSLRQDDRVVVLEKTNARHLTAEIIPHAPDIIVCDASFISLRKVLPASMALARPGAWLAALIKPQFEVGRGQVGKGGVVRDPALHQAVQDDISGWLEQEMGWQVRGIVPSPITGPEGNREFVIVAVSP; encoded by the coding sequence GTGAAACCCAACCGCAAAGAGAGGCTTGACGTGCTGTTGGTGGAGCGCGGACTTGCCCCCAGTCGTGAAAAGGCCCAGGCCATGATTCTGGCGGGACTCGTCCTCAGCGATGACCGGCGGCTCGACAAACCCGGAACCAGAATTGATCACAACGCGCCCTTGCGCCTCAAAGGCAAGGATCATCCTTATGTCTCCCGCGGCGGGCTGAAACTGGCCGCGGCGTTTGAACATTTTGACGATTTCACCGCCAACGGCGCCATTGCCATCGATGTCGGGGCCAGCACGGGCGGGTTTACCGATGTGCTTCTTCGTGAGGGCGCCGAGCTTGTCTATGCGGTCGATGTCGGCCATGGCCAGCTGGACTGGTCCTTGCGTCAGGATGACCGGGTGGTGGTGCTGGAGAAAACCAACGCCCGCCACCTGACCGCTGAAATCATCCCGCATGCACCGGATATCATTGTCTGTGATGCCTCGTTCATCTCCCTCAGGAAAGTGCTTCCGGCCAGCATGGCGCTGGCGCGGCCCGGGGCGTGGCTGGCGGCGTTGATCAAGCCTCAGTTCGAGGTAGGCCGCGGCCAGGTCGGCAAGGGCGGTGTTGTTCGTGATCCGGCCCTCCATCAGGCGGTGCAGGATGATATTTCCGGCTGGCTGGAGCAAGAGATGGGCTGGCAGGTGAGGGGGATTGTCCCCTCGCCGATTACCGGCCCCGAAGGCAACAGGGAGTTCGTGATCGTGGCGGTCAGCCCCTGA